From the genome of Populus alba chromosome 10, ASM523922v2, whole genome shotgun sequence, one region includes:
- the LOC118034528 gene encoding probable serine/threonine-protein phosphatase 2A regulatory subunit B'' subunit TON2, which yields MYSGSSDGESHEAAQRRIPPASSMLWVRNLRRFIGSGTGLGSEALMELETKRILLDIFKEKQQKSAEGGTIPSFYKKKPEEGSISHRVQRLAKYRFLKKQSDLLLNADDLDAMWVCLRENCVIDDATGAEKMNYEDFCHIASVCTEQIGPKCRRFFSPSNFMKFEKDESGRIAILPFYLYVMRTVSLTQARIDMSELDEDSDGFLQPHEMEAYIRGLIPNLAQLRDMPAAFIQMYCRIAAHKFFFFCDPHRRGKACIKKVLLSNCLQELMELHQESEEEVTDSEQAENWFSLTSAQRICDMFLALDKDMNGTLSKQELGEYADGTLTGIFIERVYDEHVRRGKGGGGNTREMDFESFLDFVLALENKDTPEGLTYLFRCLDLSGRGFLITPDIHSLFRDVHQKWIEGGNYELCIEDVRDEIWDMVKPADPLKITLADLLACKQGGTVASMLIDVRGFWAHDNRENLLQEEEEPEEE from the exons ATGTACAGTGGGTCTAGCGATGGCGAGAGCCACGAGGCAGCTCAGAGGAGGATCCCGCCGGCTTCGTCAATGCTTTGGGTCCGTAACCTCCGCCGGTTCATCGGATCCGGTACCGGGCTCGGATCTGAAGCTCTCATGG AGCTTGAGACGAAGAGAATATTGCTAGATATTTTCAAAGAGAAGCAACAAAAGAGTGCTGAAGGTGGTACAATACCAAGTTTCTACAAGAAG AAACCTGAAGAAGGATCAATTAGTCATAGAGTCCAGAGGCTGGCAAAATATCGGTTTTTGAAG AAACAATCAGATCTTTTACTAAATGCGGATGATCTCGATGCAATGTGGGTTTGCTTGAGAGAAAATTGTGTGATTGATGATGCCACTGGTGCAGAAAAG ATGAATTATGAAGATTTTTGTCACATAGCTTCGGTATGTACAGAGCAAATAGGCCCCAAATGCCGGCGCTTTTTCAGCCCATCTAATTTCATGAAGTTTGAAAAGGATGAATCTGGACGAATTGCTATTTTACCATTTTACCTTTATGTGATGCGCACT GTTTCGCTTACACAGGCCAGAATTGATATGAGTGAGCTTGATGAGGATTCTGATGGATTTCTTCAGCCTCAT GAAATGGAGGCTTACATACGAGGTCTTATCCCTAATTTAGCACAACTACGGGATATGCCTGCTGCATTTATTCAAATGTATTGTCGCATAGCTGCTCacaaattcttcttcttttgtgatCCTCATAGGCGAG GGAAAGCCTGCATAAAGAAGGTGCTTCTTAGCAACTGTCTCCAGGAATTAATGGAATTGCACCAG GAAAGTGAGGAGGAAGTCACTGACAGTGAGCAAGCTGAAAATTGGTTTTCTTTGACATCCGCACAACGCATATGTG ATATGTTCCTTGCCCTTGATAAAGATATGAATGGAACACTGAGCAAGCAAGAACTTGGAGAATATGCAGATGGTACGCTGACAGGAATCTTTATTGAGAGAG TGTATGATGAGCATGTCCGCCGTGGAAAAGGTGGTGGAGGGAATACTCGGGAGATGGACTTTGAAAGTTTTCTTGACTTTGTTTTGGCATTAGAAAACAAAGACACTCCTGAAGGGTTGACATATTTATTTCGTTGTCTTGATCTTAGTGGACGGGGATTTCTCATCACTCCTGATATTCACTCACTTTTCAG AGATGTACACCAGAAATGGATCGAGGGCGGTAACTATGAATTGTGCATTGAGGATGTGAGGGATGAAATATGGGATATGGTCAAGCCAGCTGACCCATTGAAGATCACCCTCGCTGATCTGCTAGCTTGCAAACAAGGAGGGACTGTAGCCAGCATGCTTATAGATGTGCGTGGTTTTTGGGCACATGATAATAGAGAAAATCTTCTCCAGGAAGAGGAAGAACCAGAAGAAGAGTGA